The sequence below is a genomic window from Candidatus Neomarinimicrobiota bacterium.
CGCACGAACGTGTGCATATATCTCCCAGAATCATAAATGTAGCTGTACCGTTCCCCCAGCATTCTGCCATATTGGGGCAGCGCGCATCTTCACAAACCGTATTCAAATCATGCTCTTTCACTATACTCTTGGTGTTGGTGTAGCCCTCACCTGAAGGGAGGCGAACCTTGAGCCAGTCCGGTCTGGGAGTTTTGATTCGTTCATCAATATTCAGTGTTAATGCTGACATTCAGATACCTGTCAATGGATCAAAATCGGAAAGTATTGAAGCTACCCTCTCGAGAAATTTTGCGCCGTCGGCGCCGTCCACAGCCCGATGGTCGAACCCGATACTCAGATACATTATCGGCCGGATAGTTATGGCGTCGTTTACCACTACAGGCTGTTTTTCAATCGCCCCCACAGCGAGAATGGCGACTTGAGGCTGATTTATTATGGGGAATCCTGCCATGCTCCCGAATACACCCATATTTGTAACTGAAAACGTTCCCCCTTGAACATCATCGGGCAGAAGTTTTTTGTCTCTCGCCTTTGTGGAGAGATCATTCACCTCGCGGGCGGTCTCGAGCAAGTCAAGTTTATCGGCGTTCCGAACAACAGGAACTATCAGACCTTTATCCAAGGCGACAGCCACTCCCACATTAATAGACTTCTTCAATATGATATTATCGCCGTCCACCGAGGCATTCAAATATGGAAATTCCTTCAACGCTCGCGCTATCGCGCGCACGATAAACGGAGTGAATGTGAGATTAAAATTTTCTTTTTTGAAAAATGATTTCTTCACACTTGTTCTAAAATCTACTATGCTCTTCATATCAACTTTTGAAAGCGCATAGACGTGAGGACTTGTTTTTACGCTTAGCACCATATGGTCAGCGATAGCTTTTCTCATCCTGTCCATAGGAATTATTTCATCATCATCCGACGATGTTGCAACCGCTGCGGGTTTTTCCTCTATGGATTGCACAGGTACTTCAATCACCTTTTCAGGCATTTCCACCTCGGTGACCTCTTCTTTCGCTTCAGCAGGAACCACTTCAATTTCAACTACAGGTTCTTCTCTCGCTGAGTCAAGATAGGTCAGCAGGTCGTTCTTCGTCACTCTTCCGCCCGCCCCCGTTCCTTTCACCTTATCCAAATCTTCAAT
It includes:
- a CDS encoding lipoyl synthase, with amino-acid sequence MSALTLNIDERIKTPRPDWLKVRLPSGEGYTNTKSIVKEHDLNTVCEDARCPNMAECWGNGTATFMILGDICTRSC
- a CDS encoding 2-oxo acid dehydrogenase subunit E2, which encodes MKIEMVMPKLGESIAEATVITWLKKPGDEIKADEIVLEISTDKVDSEIPSPNSGYLSKILVQDGETVEVGTVIAEIVTEKSELGDGAAESEVSAGDESSSAEAVETAVVATEEPEKAAPEDSVSEEGKSDRFYSPLVRSIARKEGIAIEDLDKVKGTGAGGRVTKNDLLTYLDSAREEPVVEIEVVPAEAKEEVTEVEMPEKVIEVPVQSIEEKPAAVATSSDDDEIIPMDRMRKAIADHMVLSVKTSPHVYALSKVDMKSIVDFRTSVKKSFFKKENFNLTFTPFIVRAIARALKEFPYLNASVDGDNIILKKSINVGVAVALDKGLIVPVVRNADKLDLLETAREVNDLSTKARDKKLLPDDVQGGTFSVTNMGVFGSMAGFPIINQPQVAILAVGAIEKQPVVVNDAITIRPIMYLSIGFDHRAVDGADGAKFLERVASILSDFDPLTGI